The DNA window GCTTCCTTCTCAACGTGTCAAGTAATGGGGAAAAATTACATATTTACGtatatctatattatttttggGATGTGAAACCCCTGAACAAGAAGACACCAACAGCACCAATGGCCAAAGTCAGAACCAGGGGGATGGCAATGGTTTCCACTTCGTGCATTCTGTTTGTCTGGTCTGTCCTTCCGTGTCGCGACCTTTCACCGCAGTATTCGTGCAACAGAGTACTTAGAGAGTCTAGTTGATGTATAATTTGCCGCTGTCCTCGTGCAACAAGCAAAACCTATTAAACATTAAACGACAATAGAACACTGTTTTATTGCTTCAAGTTGATGTTTTCAGCATAGCAGTTAGCGAAATGTTAAACCATGTCAGACTTAAAATCTAAACATCATCACGCCCATATATCCTATTATCCAACTCATATAATTCCCTTTCTATAAGTATTTTAAATAGACCAATATCATGCTCGAGATTATATAATGTTCTCATCTAGGTCTCATATTGCATCAATTATAGAATGCATAAACTGCCATATGAATTTGTAAGGGTATATAGTGATCTACCTCTTCCATCAGGGGAGCATCCCTAGCTAATTGGGAAGACGATGAAGAATGAGGCAGCAATGATCTTGTCAATGAACCATTTCCCAATCCAGTTACAAAAAGAGAAGTGTGACCTGAGCCATTGCAGGCTTCAGCAGGCAAGGCTATGTTCTGTTGACTGGCTTTTCTGGATGCAAACTTTGAATTTAGCTCCTCAATACGATTCGTGAACTCATCCATTCTTTCAGTTAATGTGGATATTTGTTCAGAAAGCTGAGTGATGACTCCCTGAACAACTCAAGCAAATATCAGCATATGACTCATTGATGTGGATAAAGAAAATAGTCAAGAAaggataataacaataacaaccaAGTCTCATTACACCAAGTTCGGTTAGTTACACAAAGCAAACAACACCAGTTTCCTAGTGTAATTTTGTCCACATGGATAGGAAAGtaagaaacagaaaaataagccTTACTAATGATGGATTCCAGCTATTATATTTCTTTGCAACTTATCacagaaaaaggaaaataaaaataaacttgattAATTTCCCACGAAGTTAAATACAGTTTGCTACGCATACCATATAAGGTTCATTGCCATTATGTAATACAATTGCATGTCATTCGATATAAATATATCTTACTTGGTTGGCAACTGGCGCAGGTGATTCAAGAGCTCTCCCATCAAATCTTCTGTTATTTATAGCTAGTCTAGTCAACTTAGATAGATGCTTCTCTCTCTGAGTTGAAAATGAGTGAGAAATACCACTACAGAAGACAAACATGAGAAAAACATCACAAGGCCATACTTCAACTTTATTTCAGTAGGATTTATAGATTCATATgataaacaagaaaaacaagtagAGGATATATCAGTATTCTCTTCATggcaacaaaaatatataaagaaattaAGCACCGATTTAGATACTTCATTCTCCTATCAGCAGAAGCTCGAGAAAGGGCTTCTTTAGGGCTTGAAACCATATCATCATCAATGCTGAGCTTTGTCTTAAGATCCTCTGGCAGTGCCTGCACTTTGGATAAATCAGTAAACAAGTATAGCTCGGGGGAAACCAAATGTAGCAGAAGAATCATACCATTACATCATTAACAAGCTTTTCTAGCTGAATTTGTTCTATGTAAGTGCGAGGAACATATGAACCATCCAATCCCAGTTTCTCTGCAACAAGTTTAACATAGTTTCTATCTTTCCCTTGAACcttcaaaacaaaacaaaatgaaacaacTATCAGAGTTGCCGACAAGAAAGTAGACAAAAACATGAGAACAGGTGTGAACATTTATACAATATCTTGTTATACCTGAACATATAGGCGGTTAACTTGTTCGAGCCAATCAGTTTTTACAGTCACCTTATCATCGGAAAAGACATGGCTGCTTCGTTTTAGTATAGCTGCAATTGTGTAACCCAATGCCATCAACCCTCCTAGAAGGCGCACGCTGACCTCAAATGTTATTCTGGGTGATATTATGAATGGAATATCTGTGACCCATTCCTGAAAAGAAGAAATGTCTATTAATATAAAGGATATTCCTAATAGCGGGATCAAAGAAAACTACTTATCTTAAATCTGACAGCCAAATATTATCAAGGAAGCATTGCATTGCCAA is part of the Arachis duranensis cultivar V14167 chromosome 1, aradu.V14167.gnm2.J7QH, whole genome shotgun sequence genome and encodes:
- the LOC107469099 gene encoding inorganic pyrophosphatase TTM1 isoform X2, producing the protein MAQDPASGADSPRTRRYGLLRDQVQLVKRKDCDRYEIVPIQDSLSFEKGFFIVIRACQLLAQKNDGIILVGLAGPSGAGKTVFTEKVNNFMPSLAVITMDNYNDSSRIIDGNFDDPRLTDYDTLLENIMGLKERKAVQVPIYDFKTSSRVGYRTVEVPSSRIVIIEGIYALSEKLRPLLDLRVSVTGGVHFDLVKRVLRDIQRAGQEPEEIIHQISETVYPMYKAFIEPDLQTAHIKIINKFNPFSGFQNPTYILKSLKAVTEDQIKSVIAAEHTETREETYDIYLLPPGEDPEACQSYLRMRNRDGKYNLMFEEWVTDIPFIISPRITFEVSVRLLGGLMALGYTIAAILKRSSHVFSDDKVTVKTDWLEQVNRLYVQVQGKDRNYVKLVAEKLGLDGSYVPRTYIEQIQLEKLVNDVMALPEDLKTKLSIDDDMVSSPKEALSRASADRRMNGISHSFSTQREKHLSKLTRLAINNRRFDGRALESPAPVANQGVITQLSEQISTLTERMDEFTNRIEELNSKFASRKASQQNIALPAEACNGSGHTSLFVTGLGNGSLTRSLLPHSSSSSQLARDAPLMEEVLLVARGQRQIIHQLDSLSTLLHEYCGERSRHGRTDQTNRMHEVETIAIPLVLTLAIGAVGVFLFRGFTSQK
- the LOC107469099 gene encoding inorganic pyrophosphatase TTM1 isoform X1, which gives rise to MAQDPASGADSPRTRRYGLLRDQVQLVKRKDCDRYEIVPIQDSLSFEKGFFIVIRACQLLAQKNDGIILVGLAGPSGAGKTVFTEKVNNFMPSLAVITMDNYNDSSRIIDGNFDDPRLTDYDTLLENIMGLKERKAVQVPIYDFKTSSRVGYRTVEVPSSRIVIIEGIYALSEKLRPLLDLRVSVTGGVHFDLVKRVLRDIQRAGQEPEEIIHQISETVYPMYKAFIEPDLQTAHIKIINKFNPFSGFQNPTYILKSLKAVTEDQIKSVIAAEHTETREETYDIYLLPPGEDPEACQSYLRMRNRDGKYNLMFEEWVTDIPFIISPRITFEVSVRLLGGLMALGYTIAAILKRSSHVFSDDKVTVKTDWLEQVNRLYVQVQGKDRNYVKLVAEKLGLDGSYVPRTYIEQIQLEKLVNDVMALPEDLKTKLSIDDDMVSSPKEALSRASADRRMKYLNRGISHSFSTQREKHLSKLTRLAINNRRFDGRALESPAPVANQGVITQLSEQISTLTERMDEFTNRIEELNSKFASRKASQQNIALPAEACNGSGHTSLFVTGLGNGSLTRSLLPHSSSSSQLARDAPLMEEVLLVARGQRQIIHQLDSLSTLLHEYCGERSRHGRTDQTNRMHEVETIAIPLVLTLAIGAVGVFLFRGFTSQK